CGAGCCGCGCCACGCCCATGGCGACGAGGATGAGTCCGGCCAGCAGGCCCGCGACGAGGAGTCCGGCGAGCCCGTGCGCGCCCACGATCGGCGCCAGCACGACCACGAATGCCGCCGTCGGCCCGGTCACCTGGAACTTCGAGCCGCCGGTCAGCGCCGCGACCGCGCCCGCGACCACGGCCGTGTAGAGGCCGTGCTGGGGGGGGACGCCCGAGGCGATGGCGAGCGCCATCGAGAGCGGGATCGCGACGATGCCGACGACGCTTCCCGCGAGGAGATCGGCCCGCAGGTCCTGCGCGCCGTAGCCGGCGGCGAGCGCCCGGCGCAGCCCGACGGCGAAGGGGCGCGTGGTCGGGCGCGGCGGCTGGTCGCCGTCGAGCGACGCGCGCAGCCGACTAGGCATCGCACGTCGATCGCGCCGCGGTATCCATGCCGTCACAGTGGCACACGGCCCCGGCCAGATGAAACCCGGGCGTCGGCGGCACGGTGCACCGCCGCTCGACGCGCACCCGGCGATGTATGCGCATCCATGCCCGGCGCCGGACGTGCGAGACGAGCGCCAGCCCGCAGGCGTCGGTGGGACGCTGGCGTCGCGAGCTGCCGGCGGAGCTGGCGGCGTTCCTCACCGCCGAGCTGCGCGACGAGCTCGCGCGCTTCGACTACGACGCGGACGCCTGACCGGCGCTCGCGGCGTCCTCGGCCTTGCCCGCGCTGCCGAGGAGCATGATGCGCTCCATGGTCGCGGCGCGGATGGCACGCTCCATCTCGCCCATGAGCTCGTAGAGGTTGAAGAGGTCGGGCCGCTCGCTCAGGACCTGGCGCAGCCGGCCGAGGGCGGCGAGGCGGAGGTCGGAGTCGGTGTTCACCTTGGCGACGCCGAGCGCCACGGCCTCGGCGATGAGATCGGGCGGAATGCCCTGGGCGTGGGGCAGCGTCGCACCGTAGCGCTCGGCGAGGGCGACGCCCTCGGCCGGCAGCGTCGAGGCGCCGTGCAGCACGAGCGGCTGGGGGACGCGGGCGGCGATCTCGCGCAAGCGCTCGAAGTCGAGGTACGGCGTGCCCTTGAACTTGTAGGCGCCGTGCGACGTACCGATGGCCACGGCGAGCGCGTCGACCTGGGTCTCGGTCGCGAAGCGCACGGCCTGATCGGGGTCGGTCAGCATGGAGCGGCCGCTCTGCTCGCCGAGATCCTCGATGCCGGCCAGCGTCCCGAGCTCCGCCTCGACGTGGACGCCGCGCGTGCGTGCGTAGCTCACGATGTCGCGGGTCTCGCGCTCGTTCTCCTCGAACGTCTCGCGCGACGCGTCGATCATCACCGACGGGTAGCCCGCGTCGATCGCGGCGCGCGCCAGCTCGACGCTCCTGCCGTGGTCGAGGTGCAGCGCGATCGGCGCCTGCGTGCCGCTCGCCAGCTTCGAGACGATGGCGACCATGGTCTCGAGCCCGGCGTGCTTCACGGCGCCCTCGGACGTCTGCACCAGGACCGGCGCCGAGAGCGCGTCGGCGGCGGCGATCACCCCGCGCGTCGATTCGAGATCGTAGACGTTGAAGCCGCCGAGCGCCCAGCCTTCGCGGCGGGCGCGGATCAGATACTCTCGCGGATTCACCAGCATGTCCCCTCCCTGGCACGGCGCCGGCCCCGGCGCGAGGGGGGGCACGCCGCTCATCCCGCCACGCCGAAGAGGAGGAGCGAGCGGCTCGTCACCTCGTAGAGCGTGCCCGCGGCGAAGCGCCCGCCGTCGGGGCGGTCGGGCTCGTGCGTATCCACGAGCACGCTCCACGTCCCGTCGCCCGGAACCGGCGGCAGGGTGAAGAGGACGACGTCGTGATGCGCGTTGAGGACGAGGAGGATGGTCGCGTCCTCGCCCCGCTGGTGGACGCCGGTGGTCTGCGCGCGGCCGTCGAGGAGCATGCCGAAGCAGCGCGTGTTGCCGTCGGCCCAGTCGGTCTCCTGCATCTCGGCGCCGGTGGCGTTCACCCAGGTGACGTCCTTGGTCCCGAGCTCGGGGTCGAACCGGCCGTCGACGAAGCGGGTGCGGCGCAGGGTCGCGGTGTCGCCCCGCAGGCGGGTGAGACGGCGGACGAAATCGGTCAGCGCCTCCTCGTCCGCGTCGCGCTGCCAGCGCACCCAGCTGATCTCACCGTCCTGACAGTAGGCGTTGTTGTTGCCGCGCTGGGTGCGGGCGCACTCGTCGCCGGCGAGCAGCATGGGCGTGCCCTGGCCGAGGAGCAGCGTCGCGAGGAAGTTGCGACGCTGGCGCGCCCGCAGCGCCACGACCTCCGCATCGTCGGTGGGACCCTCGATGCCGCAATTCCAGGAGCGGTTGTCGGACGTGCCGTCGCGGTTGTCCTCGCCGTTGGCCTCGTTGTGCTTGTCGTTGAAGGAGACGAGGTCGTGCAGCGTGAAGCCGTCGTGGGCGGTGACGAAGTTGACGCTCGCCCAGGGCTTGCGGCCGCGATGCTTGAACTCGTCGGGCGACGCGCACAGCCGCGGCGCCATCGCGCTCGCCGGCGCGTCACCGCGCCAGAAGTCGCGCGTCGTGTCGCGGAACTTGTCGTTCCACTCGGCCCAACCCGGCGGAAAGCCGCCGACCTGGTAGCCGCCGGGACCGCAGTCCCAGGGCTCGGCGATCAGCTTGACGGTCGCGAGCACGGGGTCCTGGCAGCAGGCCTTCAGGAAGCCGCTCTGGGTGTCGAAGCCGTCGGGCTCGCGCGCGAGGATCGTGCCGAGGTCGAAGCGGAAGCCGTCGACGTGCATCTCGGTCACCCAGTAACGCAGGCTGTCGGTGACCATCTGGATGACGCGGGCGTGGCTCAGGTTGAGCGTGTTCCCGGTGCCGGTGTCGTTGATGTAGTAGCGCGGCTCGTCGGGCAGCAGGCGATAGTAGCTGACGTTGTCGATGCCCTTGAACGACAGCGTCGGCCCGCGCTCGTTGCCCTCGGCGGTGTGGTTGTAGACCACGTCGAGGAGCACCTCGAGGCCGGCGTCGTGGAAGCGGGCCACCATCTCCTTGAACTCGCGCAGGCTGTTCGGGACGTCGGCGGCGTAGCGCGGATCGGGCGCGAAGAAGCCGATGGAGTTGTAGCCCCAGTAGTTGACGAGACCCTTCTCGAGCAGATGGCTGTCGTCGACGAAGGTGTGGATCGGCAGCAGCTCGACCGAGGTCACGCCGAGGCTCTTCACGTAGTCGACGACCTCGCGCACGCCGAGCCCGGCATAGGTGCCGCGCAGGTGCTCGGGGACGCGCGGGTGGAGCTTCGTGAAGCCGCGGACGTGCGTCTCGTAGACGATGGTGCGGTCCCAGGGGACCGCCGTACGTCCGGGCTCGCCCCTCCAATCGAAGTCGGGGTCGACGACGACGGAGCGGGGCACGAACGCGGCGCTGTCACGCTCGTCGAAGGTGCGGTCGTCGGTGGTCTCCATCTGGTAGCCGAAGACCGCCGGGTCCCAGCGCAGCGCGCCGGCGTGGGCGCGAGCGTACGGATCGAGGAGCAGCTTGCTCGGGTTGAACCGGTGCCCGGCGTCGGGCTCGTACGGGCCGTGGACGCGGTAGCCGTAGAAGGTGCCGGGGCCGACATCGGGCAGGTAGCCATGCCAGACCTCGTCGGTGAACTCCGGCAGCGCGATGCGCTCGAGCTCCTGCGCGCCGGTCTGGTCGAAGAGGCACACCTCGACGTTCGTGGCGTTGGCGGAGAAGAGCGCGAAGTTCGTGCCCTGACCGTCCCAGGTCGCGCCGCGCGGGTAGGGCAGCCCCTCGCGGATCGGACGTGCTCTGCGGTTCGCCACGACGCCTCCCCCGCACCGCCGCAGCGCGGGCGACGCGTGGCGCGGAGGGTAGCAGCCGCACGCGGGCTGACAATGCGGGTCGTGCCGCGGCGGGCGGGCCGGGATCACGCAATCGTCACGCCTGCGCCCGCTCCGGCGTCACACGTACGGGGTAGAAACCCGCCGTGCGCGAGGACGAGGTACGCGGGCCCGAGACGATCGCGTGTCCGCGCTGTCTCTGGGCGCGGATGGCGCAAGGAGCCGATGCCTGCCTGCGCCTGCGCGTCGGCCTGCGCGCGCACCTGGCCGTCTGCCACCCGGGAGTCCCGGAGGCCCGCGCGTCCGCCGTCGCCGACGGCCTGGCGGCCCGCCCCGCGCCGCCCCCGCGCCGCCCGCCGAGCCTCCCCACCGCGCTGCCCGCAGCGATCGGCTGACGCGCCGATCGTCCCGCCGCCCCGTCGTGTCCGCCGCGCGTCCTGCGGCGGACACGACGCCCGCCGCGCGCGTCGTGAAGACCGTCGCGAACCCTGCTACAAGCCCGCCCCGGCGATCGGGCTCGGGGAGAGGGAACGCCGACATGAGCGAGACGACGGCGGAGGTATACGGCGAACGGACGGCGACGGTCGACGAGGTGCGGGCCGAGCGCTTCGTGCTGGTCGACGGCGACGGGCGCCGGCGTGCGGCGCTCGGCCCGGCCGACGACGGCGCGACCGGGCTGCTCCTCTACGACGCGCAGGAGCGGGCGAAAGCGCAGCTCGTGCTCGACGGCAGCGGCGCCGCGCACGTGAAGCTGCACGAGCGCGACGGCGACGTCGCCGCCTGGCTGGCGGTGGCGCGCAGCGGCTCGCCGAGCCTCTACCTGCGCGGCGTCAGCCGGCACGACCGGGGTGTGCGCGGCCACGCCGAGGTGTGCGTCGACGAGCACGGCTGCCCGGTCCTCAGCCTGCACGACCGCGAGGGCCAGGCCCGCGTCCTGCTCAGCCTCGACGACCGCGACGGCCGCCCGAGCCTCAGCTTCTCCGATGCCCAGGGCAACTCGCGCCTGGTCCTGAGCGAGGACGGCAGCGGTGGCCTCCTCTACCTGTTCGATCGGGCGGGGGAGCCGCGCGGCGACGGCGTGCCCCACCTGCCGCTCGCCGAGCCGGCGCCCGCGGCCCCGGAGGCCACGCCGCCGCCGGTCGCGCCCATGGTCGCGCCGGCCCCGGCGGCCGACCCCAGGCGCTGGCCGCCCGGTCGCGCGGCTCGAGCGCGGGCGTTGGCGACGTCGCCTCGCGACCATCGCGGTGGCGCTCGTCGCCGCGGGCGGCGGCGCGCTCGGCGGCCGACTGCTGCCGCCGCTGGCGCCGCCGGCGAGTCGCCCCTGGCGCTCGCCACCACCGCGCCGGCCCCGGCGGCACCGCCCATCGTCGCAAGCGCCGGGCCGCGGCTCGAGGCCGAGGAGTTCGTGCTGCGCGACGCCGCCGGGGGCACGCGCGGACGCCTCGGGCTGCTGCCCGACGGCGCCCCGTATCTCCAGCTCGCGGGCGCCGACGGCGCCGGGCTCGTACAACTGGCCGTGCTGCCCGGCCCCGACGTCGTCTTCCAGCTCACCGCGGGCGACAGCGCGCTCCTCCTGAGCGCGGCGCCCGACGGGGCACCCTCGATCAGTCTCTACGAAGGCGATCGCGTCGTCTTCCAGGCCCCCGCCGGCGTCTCGCGCTTCCCCCCGCCGAGCGTCTGGCCCTGACGCCGGCGACCAGGCGTCAGCGCTTGCGGCTGCCGTAGTCGCCGAAGGGATCGTCGCGCTCGCGCACCGCCTGGCGGAAGCCCACCCCCTGCGCGCGCGACACGAAGTCGAGCCCTTCCTGCGTGTGGCGCGCGATGCCGTCGAACAGCGTGCCGAGCAGACGGCTGTTCGCGAAGCCCATGTGCTCGACGCTCTGGTTGCAGAGGAGCTTCAGCATGACGAGCTGGTTCAGGGGCACGCGGGCCATGCGCTCGGCGAGCGCGGTCGCGTGCGCCTCCAGGCGGTCATCGGGCACGGCCTCGAGGACGAGGCCCAGCTCGACCGCGCGGCGCGCGGGGATCTCGTCGCCGGTGAGGAGGTAGCGCTTCGCGCGCTCGAGGCCCATGCGGTAGACCCACATGGCGGTCGTCGGCGTGCCCCATACCCGCGACGGCGGGTAGCCGAAGCGGGCGCCTGCGCCGGCGACGATGAGGTCGGCGCACAAGACCATGTCGGTGCCGCCGCCGATGCACCAGCCCTGCGTCGCCGCGATCGTCGGCTTCTGCGCGTACCAGAGCTTCATGTAGGTATCGACGAAGCGCTTCATCATCCGGTAGTCGGCCACCGAGTCCCACGCGCGCTCGCGGCCCGCGGTCGCGCCCTCGGTCTCGGCGGCCTGCGCGACGGTCGACCAGTCGAGCCCGTAGCCCGCGCAGAACGCCGGCCCCTCGGCACGCAGCAGGATGACGCGCGCGTCGCGCTCGGCGTCGCCCGCATCGACCGCCGCGGCGAGCTCGTCGCGCAGCGTCGGCGTGATCGTGTTGTACTCGGCGGCGCGGCTGAGAACGATGTGGAACACGCCGTTGCGGGTCTCGGTGCGCAGCGTCTGCATGCGACGACCCTAACCCGGCAGACGCTGCAGCGGAACGGCACGACTCGACAGCAACGCCGCCCTCGTCGATGCTACGGCGCCATGCCGGGGCTCCTGGTGGCCGCGCTCGCGCTGGCGGGCGCCCTGACGACGCCCGCGGCCGCGCAGGTCCCGGGCGCCACCGCGACGGTGCTGCCGCCCGTCACACCGGCGGCCCGCGACCACGGCCCGGCGCGCAAGCTCGACCGGCGGCTGCGCCGGCTCGCCGAGGCGCCGGCCAGCAGCACGGCGCGGCAGACCGAGACCGTGGCGGTCACGGTGCGGCTCGGCGATCCCACGGGCCTCGATCGGCTCGCCGGGCTCGGGCTCGTCGTCGAGCGTCGCGCCGGCCGCGTCGTCGAGGGCCGCATCGCCCTGGAGGCGCTGCCGGCGCTCGCTGCGGACGCCGCCGTGCGCACGGTGCGGCCGACCGAGCGCGGCGTCCTCCGCGCCGGGGCCGTGGTCACCCAGGGCGATGCGGCGAGCGGCGCCGACCTCGTGCGCGCGCAGCGCGGGTTCACCGGCAGCGGCGTCACCGTCGGCGTGATCTCGGACGGCGTCGACTCCGCCGCGGCCGCGGCGGCGCGCGGCGAGCTGCCGCCGGTCGTCGTGCCCGCCGACGCGCGCTGCGCCAACGGCAGCGGCGACGAGGGTACGGCGCTGCTCGAGATCGTCCACGACGTCGCCCCGGGAGCGAGCCTGCTGTTCTCCGGCGGACTGTCGAGCCCGCTCGGCTTCGCCGACTCGGTGCGCTGCCTCACGGCGGCCGGGGCGCAGGTGATCGTCGACGACATCGCCTTCTTCTCCGAGCCGTTCTTCGAGGACGGTCCGGTCGCGCAGGCGGTGCGCGAGGCGGTGGGCGGCGGCGTCTCCTTCCACAGTGCGGCCGGCAACCAGGCGGGGACGCACTGGGAGGGACCGTTCCGCGCCTCGCCGGGCACGGGCTTCCACGACTTTCGCGGTGGCCCCGTCGACAACGTCGCCGAGGTGCTCGTGGCGCCGCAGGGCAGCGTCGGCTGCGCGCTCCAGTGGGACGATCCCTTCGGCGCCTCGGGCAACGACTACGATCTCTTCCTCCTGCGCGAGCCGTTCGCCAACTTCGACGCCGTCGACACCAGCGAGAACGTCCAGAGCGGCGACGGCGACCCGTTCGAGCTGGTGTCGGCGCGCAACAACACGTCGGGGACGCTGCGGCTCGGGCTGGCGATCCGGCGGCGCAGCGGCGCCGCGGCGCGCACGCTCGAGCTGGTCTGCTTCCGCAACGTCTCGGGCTTCGAGTTCCCCGTCCCGGCGGGCAGCATCGTCGGGCACCCGGCGGTGCCGGAGGTGGTCGCGGTGGGCGCGATCGACGTCGCCGATCCCGGCCTCGACACGGTCGAGGGCTTCAGCTCGCAGGGCCCGTCGCGCATCGTCTTCCCGGCCCCGGCGATGCGCACGAAGCCGGACCTCGTGGCCTTCGACGGCGTCGCCACCTCGGTTCCCGGCTTCGCCCCGTTCTACGGCACCTCGGCGGCGGCGCCGCACACGGCCGCCGTCGCGGCGCTCATGCTCCAGAAGAACCCGTTCCTGCGCCCGGCGGAGATCGCGAGCGCGCTCACGACCTCCGCCATCGACATCGGCGCGCCGGGCGTCGACACGGTCTCGGGCGCCGGACGCCTCGACGCGCTCGGCGCCGTCGACGCCACGCCGGCGCCCGAGTGCTTCACCGACGCCGACCCCGACTGCGTCGACGGCGACCCCTGCACGCAGGATCGCTGCGAGCGCGGGCGCTGCGTCCACCCGCCCGTCCCGTGCGACGACGGCGACCCGTGCAACGGCATCGAGACCTGCGAGCCCACGACGGGCGCGTGCCTCGCGGGCACGCCGCAGCCGGACGGCACGCCCTGTCCCGACGGCGACGTCTGCGACGGCGACGAGGTGTGCGCCGGCAGCGTCTGCCGCCCCGGCGTCGCGCTCGAGTGTCGCGACCCCGACCCGTGCAGCATCGACGCCTGCGACCCGGCAGGGGGGTGCTTCTTCCCGCCGCAGCAGGGCTTCGACGCCGTCCTCTGCCTCCTCGGCCAGGGCCTCCCGGACTGCGACGGCGAGGCGCTGCCGCGGCTCGTCGAGCGCCGCTTCGCGCGCGCGAACGTGCTCGTCGAGCGGGCGACGCAGGCGAAGAAGGTCCGCAAGCAGCGGCTCCGCCTGCGGCGGGCCGCGCGGCAGCTCGAGCGCGCGGCGGCGCGCGTGCGGCGGGTCGTGCGACGCGGGCGGCTCTCGGAGAGCTGCGGCGCCGCGGTGCAGGCACGGCTCGGCGAGGGCGCGGGCCGCGCGCGCGGGATCGCGGCGTCGCTCTAGTCCAGCTCTCGTCCGCCGGTGCGGCTCGGGACCGCGCGGCGATGGGCTTCGCCGCGTCGGCGCGCGGATCGCGAACGGCGGCGCGCGCCCGCGGGCGGTCGACGTCGGGCCTGGCATGCGTGCTACAGGTCGCGCCGATGCGGTCGTCGCCGTTCCTGCGTGCGCTCGAAGCCGGGCTCGCGCCCGTCGCGCCGGGCGAGCATCTCGTCCTCGCGGTATCGGGGGGCCCCGATTCGACGGCGATGCTGGCGGGCGTCGCCGCGCTCGCGGGGGCGCGGGGCTGGACGGTCACGGCGGTGCACGTCGACCACGGCCTCCGCGGCGCCGAGAGCGCCGACGAGGGGGCGCGCGTCGCCGCGCTCGCGGCACGGCTGGGCGCCGCCTGCGTGCGCCGCACGCTGGCGATGACGCCGGGCCCCGGCCTCGAGGCGCGGGCCCGGCGCCGGCGTTACGCGGCGCTGCTCGGCGTCGTGTCCGAGCTCGGCGCGACGCGCCTCTGCACGGCGCACACGCGCGACGATCAGGCCGAGACCGTGCTGCTGCGCCTGCTACGCGGGGCAGGGCGCCGCGGCCTCGGCGGCATGCGCCCGCGCCGCGGCAAGCTCCTGCGTCCGCTGCTCGGTGCCAGCCGTGCCGACGTCCGGCGCTATCTCGCCGAGCGCGGCCTCGACGCCGCCGTGGACCGCACCAACGCCGACCTGCGCCACACCCGCAACCGGGTACGGCGCCTGGCGCTGCCGTTCCTGGCGGCAGAGTTCGACGCGCGGCTTCCGGAGCGTCTCGCGGCGCTCGCGATGCGCCTGCGCGACGAGGACGACCTGCTGGCCGCGCTGGCGGCCGAACGCCTGCGGGCGCTCGCCGACGCGACGGGCCTCTCCGTCGCAGCCGCGGCCGAGCCGCCGGCGCTGGCCCGCCGCGTGGTGCGTGCCTGGCTCGAGCAGGGCCGGCGCGCCGACGTCGATGCCCGTCACGTCGAGCGGGTCCTCGACCTGGCCGCCGGCCGGGAACGCGGCACGATCGCGATCCCCGGGGCGTCGCGGGTGGTCCGCGAGGGCGATCGGCTCCTCCGCCGGGTCGGGCGCGCGGCCCCGCCGGCGGTGCCGTTCGCACTGCGCGTGATGCCGGGCGAGACCATCGAGGCGCCGGACGGGGAATGGCGGATGGCGCTGTCGGCGGTGCGGGCGCGGGCCGAGGACGAGTGGCGTCCACCACCGGGTCCGCAGGCGCTCTTCGACGCCGCCCGCCTGCCGACCGGACTCGTGGTCCGGCCGCCGCGGCCCGGCGATCGCGTCCGCATCGCCGGCGTGGGTACCCGCAAGCTGAGCGACGTCCTGATCGACCGCAAGGTACCCCGCGAGGCGCGTGGCCACCTCCCGGTGCTGGTCGGTGACGGCACCGTCCTGTGGGTCCCCGGGGTCGTGCGCGCCGCGACCGCGCTCCTCGAGAGCGACACGAGGTGGGTCGTCGCGGCGACCTGGGTCACGAAAGGCTGAGCTGCATTGCCCCTGAAAAACCCCCGTGGTAGCTTTTCGAGACGCGCAACGGTGAAGAGGAATCCTTGACCCCGGTCTCCCGTAATCTCGGACTCTGGCTGCTCCTTCTCCTCATGGGCCTGCTGCTGTGGTCGATCGTGACCAAGCAGGCGCCGCGCGAACCCGAAATCAGCTTCTCCCGCTTCATGCAGGCGGTCGAGGAGGGACGGGTTCAAGAGGTGGTGATCCAGGGCCAGAACATCAAGGGCCGCTACCGGGCCGAGCGCGGGGAGGGCGGCGAGGGCTTCAAGACCTTCACCCCGCAGGACCCGAACCTGGTGTCGACGCTGCGCGAGAAGGGCGTCGAGATCGAGGCCCGACCGGAGGACTCGGAGCCCTGGTACGTCGTCGCCCTGGTGCAGTGGGCCCCGATGCTGCTCCTGATCGGCGTCTGGATCTTCTTCATGCGCCAGATGCAGGTGGGCGGCGGCAAGGCGATGTCGTTCGGGAAGAGCCGCGCCAAGCTGCTCTCCGAGAACCAGCACAAGGTCACCTTCGCCGACGTCGCCGGCATCGACGAGGCCAAGGCCGAGCTCGAAGAGATCATCGCCTTTCTGAAGGACCCGAAGAAGTTCACGAAGCTCGGCGGCCGCATCCCGAAGGGCGTGCTGCTGGTCGGCCCCCCCGGCACGGGCAAGACGCTGCTCGCGCGCGGCGTCGCCGGCGAGGCGGGCGTGCCCTTCTTCTCGATCTCGGGCTCCGACTTCGTCGAGATGTTCGTCGGCGTCGGCGCCTCGCGCGTCCGCGACCTCTTCGTACAGGGCAAGAAGAACGCCCCCTGCATCATCTTCATCGACGAGATCGACGCCGTCGGCCGGCACCGCGGGGCGGGGCTCGGCGGCGGACACGACGAGCGCGAGCAGACCCTGAACCAGCTCCTCGTCGAGATGGACGGCTTCGAGACCAACGAGGGCGTCATCCTCGTCGCCGCGACCAACCGTCCCGACGTGCTCGATCCGGCGCTGCTGCGGCCCGGCCGCTTCGACCGCCGCGTGGTCGTCGCGCGCCCCGACGTGAAGGGCCGCGAGGGCATCCTGCGCGTGCACATCAAGCGCGTGCCCACCGCGGAAGACGTCGACGTCGAGCTGCTCGCGCGTCAGACGCCCGGCTTCGCCGGCGCCGACCTCGAGAACCTCGTCAACGAGGCGGCGCTGCTCGCCGCGCGCCAGGACAAGGACCGCGTCGCCATGCGCGACTTCGAGCTGGCGAAGGACAAGGTCCTCATGGGCACCGAGCGGCGCTCGATGATCATCAGCTACGAGGAGCGCAAGAACACGGCGTACCACGAGTCCGGCCACGCGCTGGTCGCCAAGCTGCTGCCCAACGCCGACCCGGTCCACAAGGTGACCATCATCCCGCGCGGCATGGCCCTCGGCCTGACGCAGCAGGTCCCGATGGACGATCGCCACACCTACGACCGCGGCTTCCTGCAGGACAACCTCGCCATCCTCTTCGGCGGGCGCGTCGCCGAGGAGCTGGTGCTCGGCCACCAGACCACCGGCGCGGGCAACGACATCGAGCGGGCCACCGAGATGGCGCGCAAGATGGTCTGCGAGTGGGGCATGAGCGAGAAGCTCGGCCCGATGACGTTCGGCAAGAAGGAAGAGGAGATCTTCCTCGGCCGCGACTTCACGCAGCGGGTCGACTACTCCGAGAGCACGGCGGTGCAGATCGACGGCGAGGTGCGCCGCATCCTCATGGAGGCGTACGAGCGCGCCAAGCTGCTCCTGCGCCGCAATCTGAACGTCCTGCACAAGATGGCGGAGGCTCTCTTGGAGCGCGAGTCGCTCGACGGGCCGGAGATCGACGAGATCATCCGCGCCAGCGCGGCCGAGCAGGGCGCCGTCGCGGCGTCGGCCTAGCGAGGACGTGGGTCGGGCCGTCGCTGCTGCGCCGCCGTCGCCTGCGGGCCACGGCGGTCAGGGGAGCGCGGGGAGGGGGGAGTGAGCGAGCTGATCCTGGGCTTCCGCTGGCAGGACGGCGTCGACATCGTCCTCCTGACCATCGGGATCTATTCCGGGATCAACCTGATCCGCGGGACCCGCGCGGCGCCGATGCTGATCGGCCTCGCCATGGTCTACGGGGTCTACTTCCTCTCGGCGCAGTTCGAGATCTACACCGTCAACGTCCTCCTCAACTACGTCCTCGGCTGGTCCCTCGTCCTCGTCTTCATCGTCTTCCAGAACGACATCCGCCGCGTGCTGACGCAGGTGGGGACCGGGCCGCTGTTCTCGCAGCGCGACCGCGTGCAGCAGAACCAGGCGGTGGAGGAGCTGGTGAAGGCGGTGTCGCACCTGGCGGGCCGCCGCACCGGCGCCCTCATCTGCCTCCAGAACGAGGTCGGCCTGAACGA
The genomic region above belongs to bacterium and contains:
- the cdaA gene encoding diadenylate cyclase CdaA, producing the protein MSELILGFRWQDGVDIVLLTIGIYSGINLIRGTRAAPMLIGLAMVYGVYFLSAQFEIYTVNVLLNYVLGWSLVLVFIVFQNDIRRVLTQVGTGPLFSQRDRVQQNQAVEELVKAVSHLAGRRTGALICLQNEVGLNEYVDVGTRLDARVSRELVTSIFLPDSPIHDGALIIQHGRITAAGCFLPLTTNPNVSKTLGTRHRAAIGLTEETDAVVLVVSEEDGTISLVREGKITRDVDAATLRTTLQQLLVG